Proteins encoded in a region of the Trichosurus vulpecula isolate mTriVul1 chromosome 9, mTriVul1.pri, whole genome shotgun sequence genome:
- the SNN gene encoding stannin translates to MSIMDHSPTTGVVTVIVILIAIAALGALILGCWCYLRLQRISQSEDEESIVGDGETKEPFLLVQYSAKGPCVERKAKLTPNGTEVHG, encoded by the coding sequence ATGTCTATTATGGACCACAGCCCCACCACCGGAGTGGTCACTGTTATCGTCATTCTCATCGCCATCGCAGCCCTGGGGGCCTTGATCCTTGGCTGTTGGTGTTATTTGCGCCTACAGCGCATCAGCCAGTCAGAAGATGAAGAGAGCATTGTGGGTGATGGAGAAACCAAAGAACCCTTCCTTTTGGTCCAGTATTCGGCTAAAGGTCCTTGTGTGGAGAGAAAAGCGAAGCTGACTCCTAATGGCACAGAAGTCCATGGCTAA